CCGTGCCACCATGGACTTGATACGGAGCTTTGGTGCTGATCCTGAAAACATTGGCAAGCAGAGATATAATTGTGCCGTTAACTACTACCATGTAAAGATACGAGATACAAGATGGAAATCAAGAATCATAAGCAAGAAACACTCACcgatccttcctcttcatcaggaACCGATGAAGAGAGTTTTTTCTCGCTATTGGCATATCTGTTTCCGAAACAAAATTAATCAGCATCAGTTACAGCACTATATATTGCCACAAGTTGTGTATCGGATATGTCTGTACATGCCTAGATTCCAAAAATATGACAGAAATTTTTACATCTCTGATTCCTAATTATTTTGTGACTAAATCTGATCGTGCTGtccataaaataatttatattttttatacttaaTGAATTGCTGGAAATGATCAAAAGAGTATGATTACCAGAAGCATTAGCATGAGCAGTCTCCAGCTGACTGCTACAGTCAGCTCCGGTGGAGGAAGAAGGGGCAGTGAAAACAATTTTTTGGGCTGCAATGCTCTCTTTGCTGGCCATCTGCAACAAATCCTCAGCCTTGTCGGCCGGGAAATCATCAAAAACCAACACCTTTCCGCAATAAAAGATGGTCAATTGTGCCTTCTCTGTCCTGATAAAGTAATCACAACAACAGAGAGTAAACATTTTATTCTGATTTGCAACACTGAAGCCACACAAAGAATAGTTCCAAGAACATGAGATCTGGAGTATCTCACTTAATATTTGAAGGAATCCTGACAGATTCTGAATCAATCCCTGCATGCTGGGGAAAAAGCTCCATGGATTTTGGAGCATTTTGGTCTGTGTTATTGAAGGTCTGGTCCTCAGTGGACACATCCACACCTGGTAGCAGACTCAAGGTGGTGG
The window above is part of the Musa acuminata AAA Group cultivar baxijiao chromosome BXJ2-6, Cavendish_Baxijiao_AAA, whole genome shotgun sequence genome. Proteins encoded here:
- the LOC135615666 gene encoding protein TIFY 10b-like, with translation MAGEKIGKRSEKTQFSVTCRLLSQYLKEKGSFGSIGLELAPWPIHHQPQEKHQAPTTLSLLPGVDVSTEDQTFNNTDQNAPKSMELFPQHAGIDSESVRIPSNIKTEKAQLTIFYCGKVLVFDDFPADKAEDLLQMASKESIAAQKIVFTAPSSSTGADCSSQLETAHANASDMPIARKNSLHRFLMKRKDRISTKAPYQVHGGTEAPDLGKL